Proteins from a genomic interval of Candidatus Neomarinimicrobiota bacterium:
- a CDS encoding nucleoside kinase: MSAAIKSIYGSQRTLIIDHSFGDGYFCILKEQKGVSVDALSQIYKTMLQLQTESRHIKIRAAKPEDWKHLLAPRISTLRPPVLILANHISASYEFTNLDLSALPKFELMPYDRGFLLRIGENGNDLIEYSDSPKLFGMMKEHERWGRILKVSSIYDLNKQIMEKGFKQVIWVAEGLHEKRIAALADDISNRDGSRVIFVAGPSSSGKTTFTKRLAIHLAVNGIQSKYLSMDNYFLDRDKIPPQADGTLDFENVSCIDLEALRRELNQLVNGEAVNKRSYNFVDGKQEIHIDTMALEPDEVLIFEGIHGLNPLIHEGMASNRYYRVYISALTQLNIDNTHPVSTSDGRLIRRIVRDHKYRGYSADDTIGRWNSVRHGELSNIFPFQEQADMMFNSALIYELSILKRYALPLLKAASKNTIRDRLITLLSLFHTIPDRHVPGTSILREFIGNSYFKY; the protein is encoded by the coding sequence ATGTCAGCTGCCATAAAATCAATCTATGGTAGCCAGAGGACACTCATTATCGATCATTCTTTTGGGGATGGGTATTTTTGTATTTTAAAAGAACAGAAAGGGGTGTCTGTTGATGCGTTGAGCCAGATTTATAAAACAATGCTTCAACTACAGACAGAATCCAGGCACATCAAGATTAGGGCAGCAAAACCTGAGGATTGGAAGCACTTGTTGGCACCCAGGATAAGCACATTGCGACCACCTGTTCTCATACTGGCAAACCATATATCAGCCTCTTATGAATTTACCAATCTTGATCTATCTGCACTTCCCAAATTTGAACTCATGCCTTATGATAGAGGATTCCTGCTGCGGATAGGTGAGAATGGGAATGATCTCATCGAATATTCTGATTCACCAAAACTATTTGGCATGATGAAGGAACATGAACGATGGGGCAGGATTCTCAAGGTATCATCCATCTACGATCTTAACAAACAGATTATGGAGAAGGGCTTTAAACAGGTTATCTGGGTTGCCGAAGGACTGCATGAGAAACGTATTGCCGCCCTTGCAGATGATATTAGTAATCGAGATGGAAGCCGGGTGATCTTCGTAGCCGGTCCCTCCTCCTCTGGCAAAACAACATTTACGAAACGGCTCGCCATTCACCTTGCAGTAAACGGGATACAGTCGAAGTACCTCTCAATGGACAACTATTTTTTAGATAGAGATAAAATTCCACCTCAAGCAGATGGTACATTGGATTTTGAGAATGTGAGCTGCATCGATCTTGAAGCTCTGCGACGAGAATTAAATCAACTTGTTAACGGTGAGGCTGTAAATAAGCGCAGCTATAACTTTGTGGATGGGAAACAAGAGATCCATATAGATACCATGGCACTAGAGCCAGATGAAGTACTCATCTTTGAGGGTATTCATGGATTAAACCCCCTCATTCACGAGGGCATGGCATCTAATAGGTATTATCGAGTGTATATAAGTGCATTAACGCAGCTTAACATTGATAATACTCATCCCGTTTCTACATCCGATGGACGGCTCATACGCAGGATTGTCCGAGATCATAAGTACCGTGGATATAGTGCCGACGACACCATTGGCAGGTGGAACTCTGTCCGACATGGAGAACTAAGTAATATATTTCCATTTCAAGAACAGGCTGACATGATGTTTAATTCTGCACTTATATATGAGCTATCCATACTCAAGAGATACGCACTCCCTTTATTAAAGGCAGCTTCTAAAAACACAATCAGGGATAGACTTATTACACTACTGTCCCTCTTCCACACAATCCCAGATAGACACGTTCCTGGAACTTCAATATTACGAGAGTTTATTGGGAACAGCTACTTTAAGTATTAA
- a CDS encoding peptidyl-prolyl cis-trans isomerase: protein MVEWRASHILVKNRSLAEDIFKQLQKGARFEQLAKEYSTCPSKSKGGDLGWFGSGQMVKPFEEAVRKMGRGRPSKPISTQFGYHIIKKTGER, encoded by the coding sequence ATTGTGGAGTGGAGAGCCAGCCATATACTGGTCAAAAATAGAAGTTTAGCCGAAGATATTTTTAAACAGCTACAGAAGGGTGCTCGCTTTGAGCAGCTTGCCAAAGAATACTCCACTTGTCCCAGCAAATCAAAAGGTGGGGACTTGGGATGGTTCGGCTCAGGCCAGATGGTGAAGCCTTTCGAGGAAGCAGTCAGGAAAATGGGTAGAGGTAGACCCTCCAAACCCATTTCAACGCAGTTTGGATATCATATCATCAAAAAGACCGGCGAGCGATGA